One stretch of Halapricum desulfuricans DNA includes these proteins:
- a CDS encoding NAD(P)/FAD-dependent oxidoreductase: MRVAVFGGGYAGLPLVRRLERRLPATDEIVLFDESPTHTVRHEVHRVVRRPDIAEAIALPFEELLDRARHRQKRVAEIDPERQVATLSDGETVEYDAGAVALGVETEFYGLEGVREHATPLRTIEHARQVRADALEAFEADGQIVVGGAGLSGIQVAGELAALAGERDADVTVTLLEQADAIAPGFPADMRRALRGELDARGIEVRTGSGVQRADDATVALEDGSELAYDQFVWTGGIRGTEAVSDRPAVPATLRLADRTFALGDAARVTDIDGRPAPASAHTAIRQAPVAAENLATLLAYDREGARGLEPRLERYDYDQLGWLVSVGDGAVAKVGPQVLRGAAATAVKRSVGAGYLTSIGAVRDAVELLAEELQ; the protein is encoded by the coding sequence ATGCGAGTTGCAGTCTTCGGCGGCGGCTACGCCGGCCTTCCGCTCGTTCGCAGGCTCGAACGGCGGCTCCCGGCGACAGACGAGATCGTTCTCTTCGACGAGAGCCCGACTCACACCGTGCGCCACGAGGTGCATCGCGTCGTGCGACGGCCCGACATCGCCGAGGCGATCGCGTTGCCCTTCGAGGAGTTGCTCGATCGCGCCCGCCACCGCCAGAAACGGGTGGCGGAGATCGACCCCGAGCGGCAGGTCGCGACGCTTTCCGACGGCGAGACGGTCGAGTACGACGCGGGCGCAGTCGCGCTCGGCGTCGAAACCGAGTTTTACGGACTGGAAGGGGTCCGCGAGCACGCGACGCCGCTGCGGACGATCGAACACGCCCGACAGGTCCGGGCCGACGCGCTCGAGGCGTTCGAGGCCGACGGTCAGATCGTCGTCGGCGGCGCGGGGCTGTCGGGGATCCAGGTCGCGGGCGAACTCGCGGCGCTGGCGGGCGAGCGAGACGCCGACGTGACGGTGACGCTGCTCGAACAGGCCGATGCGATCGCGCCCGGGTTCCCCGCGGACATGCGCCGCGCGCTCCGGGGGGAACTGGACGCTCGCGGGATCGAGGTCCGGACCGGGTCGGGCGTCCAGCGAGCGGACGACGCGACGGTCGCGCTCGAAGACGGGTCGGAGCTCGCCTACGACCAGTTCGTCTGGACCGGCGGGATCCGGGGGACCGAGGCCGTCTCCGATCGGCCGGCGGTCCCGGCGACGCTTCGACTGGCGGACCGGACGTTCGCGCTCGGCGACGCTGCCCGGGTGACCGACATCGACGGCCGCCCCGCCCCTGCGAGCGCACACACCGCGATCAGGCAGGCCCCGGTCGCCGCGGAGAACCTCGCGACGTTGCTCGCGTACGACCGCGAAGGCGCCCGGGGACTCGAGCCCCGACTCGAACGCTACGACTACGATCAACTCGGGTGGCTCGTCAGCGTCGGCGACGGGGCAGTCGCGAAGGTCGGCCCGCAGGTCCTCCGCGGCGCGGCGGCGACGGCGGTCAAGCGGTCGGTCGGTGCCGGCTACCTGACCTCGATCGGTGCCGTCCGGGACGCGGTCGAACTGCTCGCCGAAGAGTTGCAGTGA
- the trmB gene encoding HTH-type sugar sensing transcriptional regulator TrmB yields the protein MASDDLLTSLEHIAERLDFGEYEAKAYLTILEHGELTAAEIAEYTDIPQPRVYDTVRSLSDSGLVELRESRPMKVLAIDPEEAFADYRDSLSSLVDGLGKRYTKPAREAEGVSLVKSRPTMLRYLEDVIESAEYELMVSLTPDLLDRFHETLASVKDTGVSVEILLSPAAAVPGPEEFDYVDVATTVRTRRGVTTPIVAVADGEYAMYATREGIEGAEDRYGVIFNRSELGFLLSGFLNTVLWTTAETVVEEPISDRFPRRYGTIRRCVSDLSRLEGTYYASIDGRDVETGEHTLVEGKIVDVTAESNWIAASILVDTGDREIEVGGQVAALEDIEAHEIVVGTDGPPGV from the coding sequence ATGGCGTCGGACGACCTACTCACGTCGCTGGAGCACATCGCCGAACGGCTAGACTTCGGCGAGTACGAGGCGAAAGCATACCTGACGATCCTCGAGCACGGCGAGCTCACGGCCGCGGAGATCGCCGAATACACCGACATCCCCCAGCCGCGGGTGTACGATACCGTTCGGAGCCTCAGCGACAGCGGGCTGGTCGAACTCCGGGAGTCCAGGCCGATGAAGGTCCTGGCGATCGACCCCGAAGAGGCGTTCGCGGACTACCGCGACTCGCTGTCGTCGCTCGTCGACGGGCTCGGGAAGCGATACACGAAACCGGCCCGCGAGGCGGAGGGCGTCTCGCTGGTGAAGTCCCGGCCGACGATGCTCCGGTATCTCGAAGACGTGATCGAGTCGGCCGAGTACGAGCTGATGGTGTCGCTGACGCCCGACCTGCTCGATCGGTTCCACGAGACGCTGGCGTCGGTCAAGGACACCGGCGTCTCGGTCGAGATCCTGCTCTCGCCGGCCGCCGCGGTTCCCGGTCCGGAGGAATTCGACTACGTCGACGTAGCCACGACCGTCCGGACGCGGCGCGGCGTGACGACGCCGATCGTCGCCGTGGCCGACGGCGAGTACGCGATGTACGCCACCCGCGAGGGAATCGAGGGCGCGGAAGACCGCTACGGCGTGATCTTCAACCGGTCGGAACTGGGCTTTCTGCTGTCGGGCTTTCTGAACACGGTCCTGTGGACGACCGCAGAAACCGTGGTCGAAGAACCGATCTCCGACCGATTCCCGCGCCGATACGGGACGATCCGGCGGTGCGTGTCCGATCTGTCGCGGCTCGAGGGGACCTACTACGCTTCGATCGACGGGCGAGACGTCGAGACCGGCGAGCACACGCTCGTCGAGGGCAAGATCGTCGACGTGACCGCGGAGAGTAACTGGATCGCGGCGTCGATACTCGTCGATACCGGCGACCGCGAGATCGAGGTCGGCGGGCAGGTCGCCGCGCTCGAGGACATCGAGGCTCACGAGATCGTCGTCGGGACGGACGGCCCGCCCGGCGTGTGA
- a CDS encoding dolichyl-phosphate hexose transferase — MSEYTFDDLAVVMGTYNEEAAIGTVLDDIERVTDGRASVVCVDSSSDRTPEIAHERGARVIEQEPQGYGVAVERALRAADRPVVVTTDCDDTYPMERLSDFLAAINDGADVVSGDRLSRGAETMPRFNRLGNRLFAAIASALVGRRIRDTTTGMRAYRKSVIEDIEWTENTGLSAELLLRPLCRGYDVREIEIDYRERAGETTLDPVSGGAEIAGSILRVGMQERLR, encoded by the coding sequence ATGAGCGAGTACACCTTCGACGACCTCGCGGTCGTCATGGGAACGTACAACGAGGAGGCGGCGATCGGCACAGTGCTCGACGATATCGAGCGCGTGACCGACGGGCGGGCGTCGGTCGTCTGTGTCGACAGCTCCAGCGACCGAACACCGGAGATCGCCCACGAGAGGGGCGCGCGCGTCATCGAGCAGGAACCGCAGGGATACGGCGTCGCCGTCGAGCGCGCGCTGCGCGCGGCCGACCGGCCAGTCGTGGTCACGACTGACTGCGACGACACCTATCCGATGGAGCGACTGTCGGACTTCCTGGCGGCGATCAACGACGGCGCGGACGTCGTCAGCGGCGACCGCCTCTCGCGCGGGGCCGAGACGATGCCGCGGTTCAACCGGCTCGGCAACCGCCTGTTCGCCGCGATCGCGAGCGCGCTGGTCGGCCGGCGCATCCGCGATACGACGACGGGGATGCGCGCCTACCGGAAGTCCGTCATCGAGGACATCGAGTGGACCGAGAACACCGGCCTCTCGGCGGAGTTGCTGTTGCGACCGCTGTGTCGGGGCTACGACGTCCGCGAGATCGAGATCGACTATCGGGAGCGTGCGGGCGAGACGACGCTGGACCCGGTCTCCGGCGGGGCCGAGATCGCCGGCTCGATCCTGCGGGTCGGGATGCAGGAACGACTGCGGTGA
- a CDS encoding gluconate 2-dehydrogenase subunit 3 family protein, with product MTNETDESVTNETDEQANGAEDDTPRLTRRDAVIALGAAGVGAAGLGALAWDDLGDETADGPTDRDDPGGRETIVAAAEALYPEGVTGIDSFVESYVVGRIQDRSAYFDGVRAAARRLDEYARHWDDRPFAELDRETRQDVFDEYGLDDSEPDPDGSERERVRYYLINELLFAFYSSPTGGSLVGLENPPGHPGGLDSYQRGPDE from the coding sequence ATGACGAACGAGACGGACGAGTCCGTGACAAACGAGACTGACGAGCAGGCGAACGGAGCGGAAGACGACACCCCGCGTCTCACGCGACGGGACGCGGTGATCGCGCTCGGTGCGGCCGGCGTCGGAGCCGCCGGACTCGGCGCGCTGGCGTGGGACGATCTCGGCGACGAGACCGCCGACGGGCCGACGGATCGGGACGACCCCGGAGGGCGCGAGACGATCGTCGCCGCCGCCGAGGCGCTGTACCCCGAGGGGGTGACGGGGATCGACTCGTTCGTCGAGAGCTACGTCGTGGGCCGGATCCAGGACCGATCGGCGTACTTTGACGGCGTCCGGGCGGCCGCCCGACGGCTCGACGAGTACGCCCGCCACTGGGACGATCGGCCGTTCGCCGAACTTGACCGGGAGACCAGACAGGACGTGTTCGACGAGTACGGACTGGACGACAGCGAGCCGGATCCCGACGGGAGCGAGCGAGAGCGCGTCCGATACTACCTGATCAACGAGCTGCTCTTTGCCTTCTACTCGTCGCCGACCGGCGGATCGCTGGTCGGACTGGAGAACCCGCCCGGCCATCCCGGCGGTCTCGACTCGTATCAGCGCGGGCCGGACGAGTGA
- a CDS encoding ArnT family glycosyltransferase translates to MAGVETTARRLLATVREQTRDPETRWRIAVALLVAIGGATVLVLATRVFPYHSLNHDEGVYLQQARMLLDGQLFLRPPVPEAFRPWFFVESSEGMYSKYSPVVPALYAPALALGVPRATLALVGAGIVALVAAIGAELFDRPTGLLAGVVVLASPLFLVNAATFLPYAPTTLLNLLFAFSYLRADRTGSRRLAAAAGGAIGLAFFARPYTAVLFAAPFVLHALWTLRTRERDVWLRQVTVAAVGLVGVAAALGYNAVVTGSALEFPYHAFAPRDGVGFGTRELLGREIEYTPELAARSNARALETFARDWAPAGLLGVATAAVGLAIALRRRTPRRLALAGLVVSIPVGEAYFWGTLNILGEIADPGDGLIASLGPYYHFDLLVPLSLFAALALRTGGSYAWTALDRRLDPRKALAASLALAAVVAAVGGAAVVTTAADPIDRNRAVTDHYEAAYEPFEEQSFENALVFLPQPYGPWLNHPFQPLLNEPGYDGPAVYALEERPFEVVDSFLDRNLYRYSFRNPWPPIAGEPVEPRLRPIRLAEGDEVSLSIAAGLPTYAQSVSIVLESDDSRERTAVAADGDELALALAVGDGAATLDGPGIAQPVRVPVEGRATVDLELFVDYGTGAGFSYALSLPVETGDGTTRALSPRLQLCELAHRCDGAAAYVPDETRRGQFLHTTFEVTEQ, encoded by the coding sequence ATGGCGGGCGTCGAGACGACCGCACGCCGTCTGCTCGCCACTGTCCGCGAGCAGACGCGCGATCCCGAGACGCGGTGGCGAATAGCGGTCGCACTGCTCGTGGCGATCGGCGGTGCGACCGTTCTCGTGCTCGCGACGCGGGTGTTCCCCTACCACTCGCTGAACCACGACGAGGGCGTCTACCTCCAGCAGGCCCGGATGTTGCTCGACGGGCAGCTGTTCCTCCGACCGCCCGTCCCCGAGGCGTTCCGGCCGTGGTTCTTCGTCGAGAGTTCCGAGGGGATGTACTCGAAGTACTCGCCGGTCGTCCCGGCGTTGTACGCGCCGGCGCTCGCGCTCGGGGTGCCGCGAGCGACGCTCGCGCTCGTCGGCGCGGGAATCGTCGCGCTCGTCGCCGCGATCGGTGCGGAATTGTTCGACCGCCCGACCGGACTGCTCGCCGGCGTCGTCGTGCTCGCCTCGCCGCTGTTTCTGGTCAACGCGGCAACCTTTCTGCCGTACGCGCCGACGACGCTGCTGAACCTGCTCTTCGCGTTCTCGTATCTCCGGGCCGACCGGACCGGGAGCCGCCGGCTCGCAGCGGCCGCAGGGGGCGCGATCGGGCTGGCGTTTTTCGCCCGGCCCTACACCGCCGTGCTGTTCGCCGCCCCGTTCGTGCTCCACGCGCTGTGGACGCTGCGCACCCGCGAGCGCGACGTGTGGCTCCGGCAGGTGACCGTCGCGGCCGTCGGGCTGGTCGGGGTCGCCGCCGCGCTGGGGTACAACGCCGTCGTCACCGGCTCCGCACTGGAGTTTCCCTATCACGCGTTCGCCCCGCGAGACGGGGTCGGGTTCGGCACGCGCGAGTTGCTCGGCCGCGAGATCGAGTACACCCCGGAGCTCGCCGCGCGGTCGAACGCCCGCGCGCTGGAGACGTTCGCGAGAGACTGGGCTCCGGCCGGCCTGCTCGGGGTCGCCACCGCCGCTGTCGGGCTCGCAATTGCCCTCCGCCGCCGGACGCCGAGACGGCTTGCGCTCGCCGGGCTGGTCGTCTCGATCCCGGTCGGCGAGGCGTACTTCTGGGGGACGCTGAACATCCTCGGTGAGATCGCCGACCCGGGCGACGGGCTGATCGCCTCCCTCGGGCCGTACTACCACTTCGACCTGCTCGTGCCGCTGTCGCTGTTCGCGGCGCTCGCGCTCCGGACTGGCGGCTCGTACGCGTGGACGGCGCTCGACCGGCGGCTCGATCCGCGCAAGGCGCTGGCGGCGTCGCTAGCGCTCGCGGCGGTCGTCGCCGCGGTCGGCGGAGCGGCGGTCGTCACGACCGCGGCCGACCCCATCGATCGCAACCGGGCGGTCACCGACCACTACGAGGCCGCCTACGAACCCTTCGAGGAGCAGTCCTTCGAGAACGCGCTGGTCTTTCTCCCCCAGCCGTACGGCCCGTGGCTGAACCACCCCTTCCAGCCACTCCTGAACGAGCCCGGCTACGACGGGCCGGCGGTCTACGCGCTCGAGGAGCGCCCCTTCGAGGTGGTCGACTCGTTCCTGGATCGGAACCTGTATCGGTACAGTTTCCGGAACCCGTGGCCGCCGATCGCGGGCGAGCCGGTCGAGCCGCGACTCCGGCCGATACGCCTCGCCGAAGGGGACGAAGTCTCGCTCTCGATCGCCGCCGGCCTGCCGACGTACGCCCAGAGCGTGTCGATCGTGCTGGAGAGCGACGATAGCCGCGAGCGAACGGCGGTCGCCGCGGACGGGGACGAGCTCGCGCTCGCACTGGCGGTGGGCGACGGAGCGGCCACGCTCGACGGCCCCGGGATCGCGCAACCGGTACGCGTCCCGGTCGAGGGGCGCGCGACGGTCGATCTCGAGCTGTTCGTCGACTACGGGACCGGGGCCGGGTTCAGCTACGCGCTCTCGCTGCCGGTCGAGACGGGCGACGGGACGACGCGCGCGCTGTCGCCGCGACTCCAGCTGTGTGAGCTGGCACATCGCTGCGACGGTGCGGCCGCCTACGTGCCGGACGAGACGCGCCGGGGGCAGTTTCTGCATACGACGTTCGAGGTGACCGAACAATGA
- a CDS encoding ABC transporter ATP-binding protein: MSRNDTIATVEQTVETTPERESFGEPVLELADVTKRFGGERAVENVSLDVREGELVTLLGPSGCGKTTTLRMIAGLETPSEGTVTIGGERVAGARDATPPEQRDVGLVFQEYALFPHLTVGENVAFGLEADDGERVAELLELVDLEGYADRSPESLSGGERQRVALARSLAPEPDVLLLDEPFSNLDVRLREEMREEVRRILKAAGVTAVSVTHDQEEALSISDRVAIMNDGRLEQVGRPEEVFGHPESRFVASFLGQASFLTGTVVEGGVDTSLGLLDDDRLDGSIEEYRGAEIEVLVRPDDLRAIPCPGPSTHGEVVHRQYTGPSFVYRVELDSGDVVHCQHNHATEFDHGTRVCIELEADHSLAWYPAE; the protein is encoded by the coding sequence ATGTCAAGGAATGATACCATAGCGACGGTCGAACAGACGGTCGAAACGACGCCAGAGCGCGAGTCGTTCGGCGAGCCGGTCCTCGAGCTGGCCGACGTCACCAAGCGATTCGGCGGCGAGCGCGCCGTCGAGAACGTCTCGCTCGACGTCCGCGAGGGCGAACTGGTGACGCTGCTCGGCCCCAGCGGCTGTGGCAAGACGACGACGCTGCGGATGATCGCCGGGCTCGAGACGCCGTCCGAGGGGACGGTCACGATCGGCGGCGAGCGCGTCGCCGGAGCGCGAGACGCGACGCCGCCCGAACAGCGCGACGTGGGCCTGGTCTTTCAGGAGTACGCCCTGTTCCCGCATCTGACCGTCGGCGAGAACGTCGCCTTCGGGCTCGAGGCGGACGACGGCGAGCGCGTCGCGGAGCTGCTCGAACTCGTCGATCTCGAGGGGTACGCTGACCGCAGCCCCGAGAGCCTCTCGGGCGGGGAGCGCCAGCGGGTCGCGCTCGCCCGCTCGCTCGCCCCGGAGCCGGACGTGCTCCTGCTGGACGAGCCGTTCTCGAATCTGGACGTGCGGCTTCGCGAGGAGATGCGCGAGGAGGTCCGCCGGATCCTCAAGGCCGCCGGCGTGACGGCGGTATCGGTCACCCACGACCAGGAGGAGGCGCTGTCGATCTCCGACCGGGTGGCGATCATGAACGACGGCCGCCTCGAACAGGTCGGCCGCCCGGAGGAGGTGTTCGGCCACCCCGAGTCGCGGTTCGTCGCAAGTTTCCTCGGACAGGCGAGCTTCCTCACCGGGACCGTCGTCGAGGGCGGCGTCGACACGTCGCTTGGGCTGCTTGACGACGACCGGCTCGACGGCTCGATTGAGGAGTATCGCGGTGCCGAAATCGAGGTCCTGGTCCGTCCGGACGACCTCCGGGCGATACCCTGCCCCGGGCCCAGTACCCACGGCGAGGTCGTCCACCGCCAGTACACCGGCCCGTCGTTCGTCTACCGGGTCGAACTCGATTCCGGCGACGTGGTTCACTGTCAGCACAACCACGCGACGGAATTCGACCACGGGACTCGCGTCTGTATCGAACTCGAAGCCGATCACTCGCTGGCCTGGTATCCCGCGGAGTGA
- a CDS encoding ABC transporter permease: MSVSDRIDAASRRLKRRSRGDVQTLVLALLAGSVAVAVLTPLLWVLNSARSVPLDRFFDILFRQTTLDIFLNTVVLVVAVTALSVLIGVPLAVLTAQTDLPFRRLFTVLAALPLVVPSYIGAFAFVSAFGPRGELADALAPLGVEQIPSIYGLVGSVIVLTLFTYPYVFLTTRASLLSIDGRTVEAARTLNHTRLEAFRRVTLPQLKPGIAAGALLVALYTLSDFGTPAIMQFDVFTRIIYVRTTARQVDFASIFSILLVALTVVILLAESRIERGGETSAYVNRGTDRPGVVRLGRWRWVATLFPLAVAALALALPPAILFAWLGRSTPELAGAAVDFQWEFAWNSVTASALAAGASVLAALPLAYLSARGDGRLSSLPERASYVGYAVPGVVVGFGLLSVALNATPFLYGSLAVLVFAYVVRFLPQAVGTTRSSILQVDPQLLEAARTLGKPPLVAFRTVVLPLVMPGIVAGAALVFLTSMKELAATLLLRPFGFETLVTYIWQVQEAAAYGQAAVPALVLIGISALSMLVILGRERYDVKE, encoded by the coding sequence ATGTCAGTCAGCGACCGGATCGACGCCGCGTCCCGCCGTCTCAAGCGCCGCTCCAGAGGCGACGTCCAGACGCTCGTGCTGGCGCTGCTTGCGGGGTCGGTCGCGGTCGCAGTGCTGACGCCGCTTCTGTGGGTGCTCAACAGCGCTCGATCGGTCCCACTCGATCGCTTCTTCGACATCCTGTTCCGCCAGACGACCCTCGACATCTTCCTCAACACGGTCGTGCTCGTGGTCGCGGTGACGGCGCTGTCGGTCCTGATCGGCGTCCCGCTCGCGGTGTTGACCGCACAGACGGATCTACCCTTCCGGCGGCTGTTTACCGTGCTCGCCGCGCTGCCGCTCGTGGTCCCCAGCTACATCGGCGCGTTCGCGTTCGTCTCGGCGTTCGGGCCGCGAGGCGAGCTCGCCGACGCACTCGCACCGCTCGGGGTCGAGCAGATCCCCTCGATCTACGGGCTCGTCGGCTCGGTGATCGTGCTGACGCTGTTCACCTATCCGTACGTCTTTCTCACGACGCGGGCGTCGCTGCTGTCGATCGACGGCCGGACCGTCGAGGCCGCCCGGACGCTCAATCACACTCGTCTGGAGGCGTTCAGGCGGGTCACCCTCCCGCAGTTGAAGCCCGGAATCGCGGCGGGTGCGTTGCTGGTCGCGCTGTACACGCTGTCGGACTTCGGGACGCCGGCGATCATGCAGTTCGACGTGTTCACCCGGATCATCTACGTGCGCACGACCGCCCGGCAGGTCGATTTCGCGTCGATCTTCTCGATCCTGCTGGTCGCGCTGACGGTCGTCATCCTGCTCGCGGAATCGCGGATCGAGCGCGGCGGCGAGACCTCCGCGTACGTCAACCGCGGGACGGATCGCCCCGGCGTCGTTCGGCTGGGTCGGTGGCGCTGGGTGGCGACGCTGTTCCCGCTCGCCGTCGCAGCGCTGGCGCTGGCGCTGCCGCCGGCGATCCTGTTCGCGTGGCTGGGCCGTTCGACGCCCGAGCTGGCCGGTGCGGCCGTCGACTTCCAGTGGGAGTTCGCCTGGAACTCGGTGACCGCCTCCGCGCTGGCGGCGGGGGCGTCCGTGCTCGCGGCGCTGCCGCTCGCGTATCTCTCGGCCCGCGGCGACGGACGGCTCTCGTCGCTGCCCGAGCGGGCGAGCTACGTCGGCTACGCCGTCCCGGGCGTCGTCGTCGGGTTCGGCCTGCTGTCGGTAGCGCTGAACGCCACGCCGTTTCTCTACGGCTCGCTGGCGGTGCTGGTGTTCGCGTACGTCGTCCGGTTTCTCCCCCAGGCGGTCGGGACGACCCGGTCCTCGATCCTGCAGGTCGATCCGCAACTGCTCGAGGCCGCCCGGACGCTCGGCAAACCGCCGCTGGTGGCCTTCCGGACGGTCGTCCTGCCGCTGGTGATGCCCGGCATCGTCGCCGGGGCCGCGCTGGTCTTTCTCACCAGCATGAAGGAACTGGCCGCGACGCTTCTGTTGCGGCCGTTCGGCTTCGAGACGCTGGTCACCTACATCTGGCAGGTACAGGAGGCCGCGGCGTACGGTCAGGCGGCCGTACCGGCGCTGGTGTTGATCGGCATCTCGGCACTGTCGATGCTCGTGATACTCGGACGGGAGCGATACGATGTCAAGGAATGA
- a CDS encoding extracellular solute-binding protein yields the protein MTNDDSTCGDRSERPGTRSSRRGFLATSGVAAAGALAGCTGLFGGDSGDYGAPDYDAADAAMEAMALSEFQGSGAILEGRPAPGGRSMEDLPNLSGELSIYLGGGEGGLYLQLFDVLEEVYPEFSYRSQSKPSSELALQIADEAQAGQLQADLFISIGAGSLGTVVEENATRPLTEETVEPVPEAFVQPDRNWVGIAGRARAVPYNTEQLDESDLPDSVMEFPDADPLQSATGWAPTYGAFQDFITAMRLQEGEDATLQWLEDMQAAGIQSYDNEFLISDAVSTGELAAGFANHYYALRVLNGSPDRPLDLHFTRGDAGSLVNVSGAALLDRDENAGLADVFVRHLLSAEAQEFFATRTYAYPMLPGVQPVGDLPTIDELETPDIDLTELANTGPTTDLLTEAGVL from the coding sequence ATGACAAACGACGACAGCACGTGCGGCGATCGATCGGAGCGTCCGGGGACTCGCTCGTCACGACGGGGCTTTCTGGCGACGAGCGGCGTCGCGGCGGCGGGCGCGCTCGCCGGCTGTACCGGGCTGTTCGGTGGCGACAGCGGTGACTACGGAGCGCCGGACTACGACGCGGCCGACGCGGCGATGGAAGCGATGGCGCTCTCGGAGTTCCAGGGATCGGGGGCCATCCTCGAGGGACGGCCGGCTCCGGGCGGGCGCTCGATGGAGGACCTCCCGAACCTCTCGGGCGAACTCTCGATCTATCTCGGCGGCGGTGAAGGCGGGCTCTACCTCCAGTTGTTCGACGTACTCGAGGAGGTCTATCCCGAGTTCTCGTATAGGTCTCAGTCCAAACCGTCGAGCGAGCTCGCCCTCCAGATCGCAGACGAGGCACAGGCCGGCCAGCTGCAGGCGGACCTGTTCATCTCGATCGGCGCGGGGTCGCTCGGGACCGTCGTCGAGGAGAATGCGACCCGCCCGTTGACCGAAGAGACGGTCGAGCCCGTCCCCGAGGCGTTCGTGCAGCCGGACCGCAACTGGGTGGGTATCGCCGGCCGTGCCCGGGCAGTCCCGTACAACACCGAGCAACTGGACGAGAGCGATCTCCCCGACAGCGTGATGGAGTTCCCCGACGCCGATCCGCTCCAGAGCGCGACTGGCTGGGCACCGACCTACGGGGCGTTCCAGGACTTCATCACCGCGATGCGCCTCCAGGAGGGTGAGGACGCGACCCTGCAGTGGCTCGAGGACATGCAGGCGGCCGGGATCCAGTCCTACGACAACGAGTTCCTGATCTCCGATGCGGTCTCGACCGGCGAACTGGCGGCCGGGTTCGCCAACCACTACTACGCGCTGCGCGTGCTCAACGGCTCGCCGGATCGACCGCTGGACCTGCATTTCACCCGCGGCGACGCCGGGTCGCTGGTCAACGTCTCCGGGGCCGCGCTGCTCGATCGCGACGAGAACGCCGGCCTCGCGGACGTGTTCGTCCGCCACCTCCTCTCGGCTGAAGCCCAGGAGTTCTTCGCCACCCGGACTTACGCCTACCCGATGCTGCCCGGCGTCCAGCCGGTCGGTGACCTGCCGACGATCGACGAACTGGAGACGCCGGATATCGACCTGACCGAACTGGCGAACACCGGTCCGACGACGGACCTGCTGACCGAGGCGGGAGTGCTGTAG